Proteins found in one Populus alba chromosome 14, ASM523922v2, whole genome shotgun sequence genomic segment:
- the LOC118034069 gene encoding uncharacterized protein isoform X2, which yields MLRHCCRNRSYLRLPLPRSFSSCKNPIEPPNNLKSSQYILHKPPILHQNHLINSTATSTASSLSRNSVLALSATLVSAVLASLAYNNLKSTNPDPNGSNDYNPLYAAIEQKISKSNESLRRIFYHARKTGVAASVLWQSLSSVLSSANHEVRVGFELRVAALLADIAAANAARRAALVEAGGGAVVDWLLETIAAGGDGSGSQAEAARALAYLIADPNVSADVLGRPHAVPYLLRFIFSCQPKKNQSRRSSFDISDSLKGRSMLVAAIMDIVTSNCESSEKVSFKPSLPGNAEMRDIAAAIEVVEEGGLQMDNGGENEDDDDGGRGMKGIGIKILEGTTVLGLSRTSGLVELENSDAGHVESFSHTPKTVALLHKHDRLLAKENLSSAVVPGLWDDLQCQHVAVPFAAWALANWAMASEINRYHIQELDRDGQAVMTALMAPERSVKWHGSLVAQLLLKDRNLPLNDSVSDWSSSLLATISQASKNDDIPLAQMALSAFLLSVERSPDARKIVMEKGLQLMRDTAKKTTKHKQVQEALAKALELLSTGDVHLSLEDSQKWSGILLLWVFAKISSSATRSSAIKILSCIFEEHGPSTLTISQGWLAILLNEVLVSSKASFEGGTQPKGDKVKTQIDQSNILFATQTANQLAGAVVNLARNQLGTDIDSFDTFPLADLLSMEPFIGPLKNIKKDAPKSKAADSALATLKGIKALTELCAKDSLCQEKISEFGVLCLVRRLLLSDDYEKLSAMEAYDASRAPESQERGVNAAGESSNANGNDPSSVRVPPTAHIRKHAARLLNIISLLPKVQKVILADKAWYEWLEDCANGRIAGCSNLKIRSYARATLLNVLCNQYNGSESTNSNASETEAGNGRGDCARYGDMIFLINPDLPHWKYCEKIDSMTIQKNKSSSIEDSIASDGSTGTSASDAHNRSYDCNDLLKDSDSKVPEIDVVFVHGLRGGPYKTWRISEDKLSTKSGLVEKIDEEAGKLGTFWPGEWLSADFPQARLFTLKYKTNLTQWSGASLPLQEVSSKLLEQLVDAGIGNRPVVFVTHRIPHPCSWAGLSDLCCLLRASSC from the exons ATGCTCCGTCACTGTTGCAGAAATCGAAGCTACCTCCGTCTTCCTCTCCCTCGCTCTTTCTCCTCTTGTAAAAACCCTATCGAGCCGCCAAACAATCTCAAGAGTTCCCAATATATCCTGCATAAACCACCAATACTCCACCAGAATCACCTTATTAATTCCACCGCAACCAGCACCGCCTCCTCTCTTTCTCGTAACTCCGTACTCGCTCTCTCCGCCACTCTCGTCTCCGCCGTACTCGCATCCCTCGCTTATAATAATCTCAAGTCTACAAACCCTGATCCTAACGGTAGTAATGATTACAATCCTCTGTACGCTGCAATTGAGCAGAAGATTTCGAAGTCAAATGAATCTCTTAGAAGAATCTTTTATCACGCGAGGAAAACAGGCGTTGCGGCGTCGGTTTTATGGCAATCGCTAAGCTCTGTGCTCTCTTCTGCGAATCATGAGGTGAGGGTTGGATTTGAGCTTCGTGTGGCGGCTTTGTTGGCTGATATTGCGGCGGCAAATGCGGCACGCAGGGCGGCTTTGGTTGAGGCTGGTGGTGGTGCGGTGGTGGATTGGTTGTTGGAGACGATTGCGGCTGGTGGAGACGGGTCTGGTTCCCAGGCTGAGGCGGCTAGGGCCTTAGCGTATTTGATTGCGGATCCTAACGTGTCCGCTGATGTCCTAGGGAGGCCTCATGCTGTGCCTTATTTGTTGCGGTTTATATTTTCGTGCCAGCCGAAGAAGAAC CAATCGAGACGTAGTTCATTCGATATCTCCGATTCCTTAAAAGGTAGGAGCATGCTTGTGGCTGCAATCATGGATATTGTCACATCCAACTGTGAGAGTTCAGAAAAGGTTTCTTTTAAGCCATCCTTGCCAGGAAATGCAGAAATGAGAGACATTGCTGCAGCCATTGAAGTTGTTGAGGAAGGTGGCTTACAGATGGACAATGGGGGTgaaaatgaagatgatgacgaTGGTGGGAGAGGAATGAAAGGTATTGGAATTAAAATTCTTGAAGGTACAACGGTTTTAGGTCTTTCAAGGACTAGTGGGCTTGTGGAGTTGGAGAATTCTGATGCTGGTCATGTTGAATCATTTAGCCATACTCCTAAAACGGTTGCCTTGCTGCATAAGCATGACCGTTTGCTAGCAAAAGAAAATCTGTCTTCTGCTGTTGTTCCTGGACTCTGGGATGATCTGCAGTGTCAGCATGTTGCTGTGCCCTTTGCAGCATGGGCATTGGCCAATTGGGCAATGGCATCTGAGATAAATAGATATCATATTCAAGAACTGGATCGAGATGGACAAGCTGTCATGACTGCTTTAATGGCACCTGAGAGATCTGTTAAATGGCATGGGAGCCTGGTGGCCCAGTTGCTGTTGAAGGATCGTAATCTTCCCTTGAATGATTCTGTTTCTGATTGGAGTTCCAGTCTTCTGGCTACTATTTCACAGGCAAGCAAAAATGATGACATCCCTTTGGCTCAGATGGCTTTGTCTGCTTTTTTGCTTTCTGTTGAGAGAAGTCCAGATGCAAGGAAGATAGTGATGGAGAAAGGTCTTCAGCTTATGAGAGACACAGCTAAGAAGACAACAAAACACAAGCAGGTACAAGAAGCATTAGCAAAGGCATTGGAGTTACTTTCAACCGGTGATGTTCACTTATCTCTTGAAGATAGTCAGAAGTGGTCTGGCATTCTGCTACTTTGGGTTTTTGCAAAAATTTCCTCCAGTGCTACCCGATCTTCTGCTATAAAAATTCTCTCTTGCATTTTTGAAGAACATGGACCATCTACCCTTACAATTTCTCAAGGCTGGTTAGCTATTTTGCTAAATGAAGTTTTAGTTTCAAGCAAGGCGTCATTTGAAGGAGGAACTCAACCTAAAGGGGACAAAGTGAAG ACTCAAATTGATCAGTCCAACATTCTTTTTGCTACACAGACTGCTAACCAGTTGGCAGGTGCAGTTGTGAATCTAGCTAGGAATCAGCTAGGAACAGACATTGATTCCTTTGATACTTTCCCTCTGGCAGATCTTCTTTCCATGGAACCTTTTATAGGACCacttaagaacataaagaaagacGCACCTAAATCTAAGGCAGCAGATTCTGCTTTGGCAACTCTTAAGGGGATCAAAGCACTGACTGAACTTTGTGCCAAGGATTCTTTATGTCAAGAAAAAATATCTGAATTCGGTGTTTTGTGTTTGGTTAGACGCCTTCTGTTGAGTGATGATTATGAGAAACTTTCTGCAATGGAAGCTTATGATGCTTCTAGGGCCCCTGAGTCGCAAGAACGGGGTGTGAATGCTGCTGGCGAGTCATCTAATGCAAATGGTAATGATCCTTCTAGTGTTCGAGTTCCACCTACAGCTCACATTCGAAAGCATGCAGCTAGACTCTTGAATATTATTTCACTACTTCCAAAAGTCCAAAAGGTTATCCTAGCAGACAAGGCTTGGTATGAATGGCTTGAAGATTGTGCTAATGGGAGGATTGCAGGTTGTAGTAACCTTAAGATACGAAGTTATGCTAGGGCAACACTCTTAAATGTGTTGTGCAACCAATATAATGGTAGCGAATCAACTAATAGCAATGCTAGTGAGACTGAAGCTGGAAATGGAAGAGGTGATTGTGCTCGTTATGGCGATATGATATTTTTGATTAATCCAGATTTGCCACACTGGAAGTATTGTGAAAAAATAGATAGCATGacgattcaaaaaaataagtcGTCTTCAATTGAGGATTCTATCGCCAGTGATGGTTCAACTGGAACTAGTGCTTCAGATGCTCATAATAGGTCATATGATTGCAATGATTTGCTGAAGGACTCTGATTCAAAGGTTCCAGAGATAGATGTTGTCTTTGTCCATGGTTTGCGTGGTGGGCCTTATAAAACTTGGCGAATATCTGAGGATAAACTTTCAACGAAGTCTGGCTTGGTTGAGAAGATTGATGAGGAAGCGGGGAAGTTAGGGACATTTTGGCCTGGTGAATGGCTTTCAGCGGACTTTCCTCAAGCTCGTCTTTTTACCCTCAAATACAAG ACAAATCTCACTCAATGGTCCGGAGCTAGCCTACCTCTTCag GAAGTCAGCTCCAAGCTGTTAGAGCAGCTTGTGGATGCTGGCATTGGAAATCGTCCTGTTGTATTTGTGACTCACAG AATTCCACATCCATGTAGCTGGGCTGGTCTTTCAGATTTATGCTGCTTACTCAGAGCATCCTCTTGTTAA
- the LOC118034069 gene encoding uncharacterized protein isoform X4, translated as MLRHCCRNRSYLRLPLPRSFSSCKNPIEPPNNLKSSQYILHKPPILHQNHLINSTATSTASSLSRNSVLALSATLVSAVLASLAYNNLKSTNPDPNGSNDYNPLYAAIEQKISKSNESLRRIFYHARKTGVAASVLWQSLSSVLSSANHEVRVGFELRVAALLADIAAANAARRAALVEAGGGAVVDWLLETIAAGGDGSGSQAEAARALAYLIADPNVSADVLGRPHAVPYLLRFIFSCQPKKNQSRRSSFDISDSLKGRSMLVAAIMDIVTSNCESSEKVSFKPSLPGNAEMRDIAAAIEVVEEGGLQMDNGGENEDDDDGGRGMKGIGIKILEGTTVLGLSRTSGLVELENSDAGHVESFSHTPKTVALLHKHDRLLAKENLSSAVVPGLWDDLQCQHVAVPFAAWALANWAMASEINRYHIQELDRDGQAVMTALMAPERSVKWHGSLVAQLLLKDRNLPLNDSVSDWSSSLLATISQASKNDDIPLAQMALSAFLLSVERSPDARKIVMEKGLQLMRDTAKKTTKHKQVQEALAKALELLSTGDVHLSLEDSQKWSGILLLWVFAKISSSATRSSAIKILSCIFEEHGPSTLTISQGWLAILLNEVLVSSKASFEGGTQPKGDKVKTQIDQSNILFATQTANQLAGAVVNLARNQLGTDIDSFDTFPLADLLSMEPFIGPLKNIKKDAPKSKAADSALATLKGIKALTELCAKDSLCQEKISEFGVLCLVRRLLLSDDYEKLSAMEAYDASRAPESQERGVNAAGESSNANGNDPSSVRVPPTAHIRKHAARLLNIISLLPKVQKVILADKAWYEWLEDCANGRIAGCSNLKIRSYARATLLNVLCNQYNGSESTNSNASETEAGNGRGDCARYGDMIFLINPDLPHWKYCEKIDSMTIQKNKSSSIEDSIASDGSTGTSASDAHNRSYDCNDLLKDSDSKVPEIDVVFVHGLRGGPYKTWRISEDKLSTKSGLVEKIDEEAGKLGTFWPGEWLSADFPQARLFTLKYKTNLTQWSGASLPLQEVSSKLLEQLVDAGIGNRPVVFVTHRLFECTRKSIFCSNK; from the exons ATGCTCCGTCACTGTTGCAGAAATCGAAGCTACCTCCGTCTTCCTCTCCCTCGCTCTTTCTCCTCTTGTAAAAACCCTATCGAGCCGCCAAACAATCTCAAGAGTTCCCAATATATCCTGCATAAACCACCAATACTCCACCAGAATCACCTTATTAATTCCACCGCAACCAGCACCGCCTCCTCTCTTTCTCGTAACTCCGTACTCGCTCTCTCCGCCACTCTCGTCTCCGCCGTACTCGCATCCCTCGCTTATAATAATCTCAAGTCTACAAACCCTGATCCTAACGGTAGTAATGATTACAATCCTCTGTACGCTGCAATTGAGCAGAAGATTTCGAAGTCAAATGAATCTCTTAGAAGAATCTTTTATCACGCGAGGAAAACAGGCGTTGCGGCGTCGGTTTTATGGCAATCGCTAAGCTCTGTGCTCTCTTCTGCGAATCATGAGGTGAGGGTTGGATTTGAGCTTCGTGTGGCGGCTTTGTTGGCTGATATTGCGGCGGCAAATGCGGCACGCAGGGCGGCTTTGGTTGAGGCTGGTGGTGGTGCGGTGGTGGATTGGTTGTTGGAGACGATTGCGGCTGGTGGAGACGGGTCTGGTTCCCAGGCTGAGGCGGCTAGGGCCTTAGCGTATTTGATTGCGGATCCTAACGTGTCCGCTGATGTCCTAGGGAGGCCTCATGCTGTGCCTTATTTGTTGCGGTTTATATTTTCGTGCCAGCCGAAGAAGAAC CAATCGAGACGTAGTTCATTCGATATCTCCGATTCCTTAAAAGGTAGGAGCATGCTTGTGGCTGCAATCATGGATATTGTCACATCCAACTGTGAGAGTTCAGAAAAGGTTTCTTTTAAGCCATCCTTGCCAGGAAATGCAGAAATGAGAGACATTGCTGCAGCCATTGAAGTTGTTGAGGAAGGTGGCTTACAGATGGACAATGGGGGTgaaaatgaagatgatgacgaTGGTGGGAGAGGAATGAAAGGTATTGGAATTAAAATTCTTGAAGGTACAACGGTTTTAGGTCTTTCAAGGACTAGTGGGCTTGTGGAGTTGGAGAATTCTGATGCTGGTCATGTTGAATCATTTAGCCATACTCCTAAAACGGTTGCCTTGCTGCATAAGCATGACCGTTTGCTAGCAAAAGAAAATCTGTCTTCTGCTGTTGTTCCTGGACTCTGGGATGATCTGCAGTGTCAGCATGTTGCTGTGCCCTTTGCAGCATGGGCATTGGCCAATTGGGCAATGGCATCTGAGATAAATAGATATCATATTCAAGAACTGGATCGAGATGGACAAGCTGTCATGACTGCTTTAATGGCACCTGAGAGATCTGTTAAATGGCATGGGAGCCTGGTGGCCCAGTTGCTGTTGAAGGATCGTAATCTTCCCTTGAATGATTCTGTTTCTGATTGGAGTTCCAGTCTTCTGGCTACTATTTCACAGGCAAGCAAAAATGATGACATCCCTTTGGCTCAGATGGCTTTGTCTGCTTTTTTGCTTTCTGTTGAGAGAAGTCCAGATGCAAGGAAGATAGTGATGGAGAAAGGTCTTCAGCTTATGAGAGACACAGCTAAGAAGACAACAAAACACAAGCAGGTACAAGAAGCATTAGCAAAGGCATTGGAGTTACTTTCAACCGGTGATGTTCACTTATCTCTTGAAGATAGTCAGAAGTGGTCTGGCATTCTGCTACTTTGGGTTTTTGCAAAAATTTCCTCCAGTGCTACCCGATCTTCTGCTATAAAAATTCTCTCTTGCATTTTTGAAGAACATGGACCATCTACCCTTACAATTTCTCAAGGCTGGTTAGCTATTTTGCTAAATGAAGTTTTAGTTTCAAGCAAGGCGTCATTTGAAGGAGGAACTCAACCTAAAGGGGACAAAGTGAAG ACTCAAATTGATCAGTCCAACATTCTTTTTGCTACACAGACTGCTAACCAGTTGGCAGGTGCAGTTGTGAATCTAGCTAGGAATCAGCTAGGAACAGACATTGATTCCTTTGATACTTTCCCTCTGGCAGATCTTCTTTCCATGGAACCTTTTATAGGACCacttaagaacataaagaaagacGCACCTAAATCTAAGGCAGCAGATTCTGCTTTGGCAACTCTTAAGGGGATCAAAGCACTGACTGAACTTTGTGCCAAGGATTCTTTATGTCAAGAAAAAATATCTGAATTCGGTGTTTTGTGTTTGGTTAGACGCCTTCTGTTGAGTGATGATTATGAGAAACTTTCTGCAATGGAAGCTTATGATGCTTCTAGGGCCCCTGAGTCGCAAGAACGGGGTGTGAATGCTGCTGGCGAGTCATCTAATGCAAATGGTAATGATCCTTCTAGTGTTCGAGTTCCACCTACAGCTCACATTCGAAAGCATGCAGCTAGACTCTTGAATATTATTTCACTACTTCCAAAAGTCCAAAAGGTTATCCTAGCAGACAAGGCTTGGTATGAATGGCTTGAAGATTGTGCTAATGGGAGGATTGCAGGTTGTAGTAACCTTAAGATACGAAGTTATGCTAGGGCAACACTCTTAAATGTGTTGTGCAACCAATATAATGGTAGCGAATCAACTAATAGCAATGCTAGTGAGACTGAAGCTGGAAATGGAAGAGGTGATTGTGCTCGTTATGGCGATATGATATTTTTGATTAATCCAGATTTGCCACACTGGAAGTATTGTGAAAAAATAGATAGCATGacgattcaaaaaaataagtcGTCTTCAATTGAGGATTCTATCGCCAGTGATGGTTCAACTGGAACTAGTGCTTCAGATGCTCATAATAGGTCATATGATTGCAATGATTTGCTGAAGGACTCTGATTCAAAGGTTCCAGAGATAGATGTTGTCTTTGTCCATGGTTTGCGTGGTGGGCCTTATAAAACTTGGCGAATATCTGAGGATAAACTTTCAACGAAGTCTGGCTTGGTTGAGAAGATTGATGAGGAAGCGGGGAAGTTAGGGACATTTTGGCCTGGTGAATGGCTTTCAGCGGACTTTCCTCAAGCTCGTCTTTTTACCCTCAAATACAAG ACAAATCTCACTCAATGGTCCGGAGCTAGCCTACCTCTTCag GAAGTCAGCTCCAAGCTGTTAGAGCAGCTTGTGGATGCTGGCATTGGAAATCGTCCTGTTGTATTTGTGACTCACAG GCTTTTTGAGTGCACACGTAAAAGTATATTTTGCAGCAATAAATGA